A region of the Cricetulus griseus strain 17A/GY chromosome 7, alternate assembly CriGri-PICRH-1.0, whole genome shotgun sequence genome:
AGGTGAGAGAAGACTGAGCTGGAGGAAGTCTAGAAGTTGTTTTAGGCTCCTATTGGGGGAAGCAGCCTGGGTTCAAGGAGGAGCAGAAAGCAACTCAGTAACAAACAGTGGGAGGAGCCTGAGCTCACAAACATAGTGGGCAATCATCCACCACCACCCGCCCCCCCAGCAGTGACTGGAGGGGCCCCTGCGGGTGGCAGGCTGATCAAGGGCAGAGCTTGATGCGGGTGCCCTTGGAAAGCACCCGAAAGAATGGGAAGACACGCTCGCCAAGGAAGGCAGCTGAGAAGGTGTGGACGTGGGCTAGGGTATCCGCATTATAGAACCCTAGGCGCCCAGCCTCATAGTCCAGGTACACGCCAAATCGCCGTGGTTTCTCACATGGGCTCAGCAGTGTCTGCTCTGTTGAGCTCTGTGCCTGGTATCGTTTGCCGTGAGTACCCACACACCACACTTCCCGCTGGAGCAGAAGCTGCTGAGGCAGGTGGAGCCGGCGGCGGCGATGGTGATGGCGTGAGGAGCTGGCGTCCCCACTGCTAACAGAGGACCCCCCAGAGCTCACTTTTTCTTTATGATGGGTTGATTCACGGGCAGCACCCACTGCCCAGCCCCGCCGCCCGcccacctctacctcccagtAGTGCCGGCCAGAACGGAAGCCTTGGGCCCCTAGTACACAGCAGTCAGCTGAAAAGCGCTTGGAATGTTCAGGAACCTCCTGCCGACGTTCTGCCAGCCGGACCCCACGACGATCAGGGGACAGCATAAGGGCTGGGTGAGCTGTGTCAGGGTCCAGCGTCAGATCGACTTGGAAAGAGGAAAGATGAATATAGCAGAGCTAAAACACCTTATCCCTCACAGGCTCATCTCTATAATCCCCTCCAATCCCATTCAACTCTTTAAGCTCTCAGCCCATATTGGGGGCCAAGCTCCGGATCTATGGGTTCTAACATTCATCCTAATTCTACCACCTGCCAGCCTTCCCCTGTCGCTTTTTGTGCACCTCACCTACCAAAAACAGCTGGGCCACCATAGAAACAACTCTTGGCTTGAACCCTCAGAGTAGCCACCAGTAGTCTACTCCATCCCAGCTACCCAAACTTCCCTCAACCTCAACTCGGGTCTGtaagaagaaaggcaaaggaaGGTTATTGACCTCCCTACCTCTTGCAGCCTGACAGAACATTCGGCTCATTTTCCTCACGATGGCATCTGTCAGGAAGTCGTGGCTATGGGGTTGGCATGGGTCAGGGGACCAAATCTCTGGGGGCTGCAACTGTATCTCTTCACACCTGGAGGAGGGGGGACCAGGTAGGGGGTGGGAACATGATATTCCCAGAACAAAAGCCAAGGGGGGGCGGTGAAGTGGAGGGTCTAAGAAGCAGGAACTTAGGtcctgggaggaagggaaggagagggtgggaagacagggagggaggaagggagtctCAAGAGAGGCAAGAGTGGGGACCCAAACACTACTGGGTCACAAAGGGTAGAGTGGTAACATACCTATTGAAAGTCTCCTTGATGTCCTGggaacaaaagacaaaaggggggagagggaaaaagagaaagtgtCAGCTGCACAAGGCTCACTGCTCTCTCCCAGTCCCCTAAAGAAAGATTGAGCTTCAACAGGAAGGGAGAAAGCAGCACCTTCCCGGATCACAATAAACATGAACACTCTTCACCTACCCTGACCACCAGACCTAATATATCATCCTGCGGTAAGCCCCAGTAACAGAATTTTCACAATCTGACCCAGACACCTTCCTCAAGCTATCAACTCTTAAGCCCCTATTTCTAACAACTGAATCTGCCTTCTATAGGTATGACTGGCACATGCATCAtactcaatatttaaaaaaaaaaaaaagaaagaaagaaaaagtttgatCTTCAGATTAAAAGAATTAGGGTTCTTTCCAGTGAGGAACAGACAGTTCTGAGCAGTGGCTGGTGAGCACTGCCTAATAGGACAAAAAGGGAGCTGGGGAGTATGAAGCAGGGCAGAGGCAAGAGTGCTTACCTGCAGCAGCCGCAGGCCCCCCTGCTGGCTCCGTTCTTGGGCTTCAGCAAGCAGGCGGCTTAGCTGGGCAGCTTGCTCCTCAAGGTGGTTCGCTGCTGCTCCTGCCCGTCCCAACTGAGCTTCATGCATCTCTCGAAGGCGCCGCTCTAGTCCTGCCTGCTCTTCAGCCAGAAACCGTGTTAGTCGCCCAAACTCTGAGGCCACAGCTGCCAGTTCTGACTTCATCTGACTCTGAAAAGATGCAAAGGCAGGCATGAAGACATAGTTCACTGATTACGAGTACtgtctattcttccagaggaccacagtttgattctcagcatccacgtggcagctcacaaccatctgtaaccagTTCCAGGAGAAGTGATGCTCTCTTTTGACCTTTGTGATCACCAATCATGcaatggatacatacatacatacatacatacatacacacacacacacacacacacacacacacacacacacacacacacggaaagcaCCCAtacagtaaaattttaaaaattaacaaatggaGAGCTGCAAAGGGAATGGAGGCCACCACCTGAATACACAGAAAGGTATAGTTGCAGTTTTCTATCTGCTAACTCTCAATCTCAGGCAAAGAAGTTCTGAGAAtggaaagagaagtttccttccCCATCTCAGTCTTATGTGCCAGTGCAATAGCGCAAACCTGGCACACTGGTCCAAAGTCACCAATTCCTTTCTGGAATACCTATCTCTCTCTGCCCTAACTAATTTACTCTTTAAATGGAAGCTAACATGTTCTAAAGAAGCTTCTCTCCAGATCTGTGCAGCACCAACTCCATATCACTGTATTGGAGATGCTATGTTATAATGGAGATGggctgggggaacatgtatggaGGTcggaagacaacttgcaggagttggttttctccttccaccacgtaaGTAActgggatcaaattcaagttatCATTATCAAACTTGATGGCAGACTCCTTTACTGAGTCCTCTTGCCAgcaaagttgttttgtttttgagacaaaagtccaggctggcctcaaaaatcacaATTCTCTGGCATCAACCTCCAGTTTGCTAGTTTAAAGATAtaagctgtgggctggagagacggctcagtggttaagagcactggctgctcttccagaggtcctaagttcaattcccagcaaccacatggtggctcacaaccatctgtaatgagatctgatgccctcttctggtgtgcaggcacatgtgcagacagaacactgtatacataataaataaacaaatcttaaaaaaaaaagatataagctGCATGCCTAGCTTAATattatcttctttttattatcCTCTTCTATGCCATACCTCTCACAAATAGGACCTATGCATGCCTTTGTTTGCCACAGTGCCACCAAAGGCCGGCATAGTGCCAACCATAGTGTATAGGTATTTGGTAAGAATTTTTTGGAATTAACAAATAAGAGAATTTAGGAAGCAAGACTTGAAGTAAAGCTGGACATGAGggctcatgcctataataccaATATTCTTGAGGCTGAAACAATGAATTATTCCacatttgaggccagtttgggctacaatataatatcctgtctcaaaacatgaaaGGAAGATGCTACAAAATTAAATCCTGACTCTCAGTAGTCTCAGCTGCCATAGGAGAAGTCATTCACACCCTTTACAAACTCTTCAGTAAAGGTGCAAACAGCAAGTATTATACACTTAGGGGCCAAAAGGTAAAATGCTTTGTAGGTACAGTTGTTTCTAGATATTCAAGTGGGTTTGTTTCAGGAGACCCAAATCAGCAGATGTGGAAATCCCTTATATAAAATggcataataaaaaaaaaaaaatggcataatAACTGCATATCCTCCCATATACTTTAAATGTCTCATAATACCCACTACAATGTAAATACTACCAAATAGCTATACTTGTGGTGTTTTAAATGAGAATGACtctccataagctcatatatttgaatacttggcttatacttggtcctcagttggtagaactgtttgggagaATTAGAAACTGTGGTCTAgttgaaggaagtgtatcactgggagtGGACTTTAGGAGCTGGGGCCTTGTTGAAGGTGTCACCCAGGGTGGgcgctttgagatttcaaaagcccatacaaTTTCCTGTTAGCCTCTCCCCACCCTGAATATTGAGGatcaataaacattttataagttgcctttatcatcatgtctcttcacagcaactgaaaagtaaCTACTACAATGCTGTATACTTTAAAGACTGGCCAGaagtggtggtccatgcctttaatcccagcatttgagaggcagaagcaggcagatctctgagtttgaggccagccttgtccatagaacaagttctaggacagctggggctacacagagaaaccttatctcagcCCTAAAGCCCCCTAAAAGTCTCTATTTTtggagggtgggggagacagGGACACactatgcagactaggctggcctcaaattctcaaagatctgcctgcctctgcttcccaagaccCACAGGAATAAAgactctattaaaaaaaaaaagtttgtaaaGCCATACATAGTGGtgtccctttaatcccaacactcaagagacagaggcaggtggatctctgagttcaaggatagcctagtctacagagtaagttccaggacagccccacagagaaactatctccaggaaaagaacaaaagtCAAAGGGCTAAGAACACTGGGAAAGAGGACAGGAGGTATGTGCGATGCTAATGACCACTAATTCTTCCTTTTCCTAACATGACTGCCCTTCCACGGCACACCAAGCCTTTCAGACCACACCCTTTAATGTTCTGCCTACCATCTGTGTGTATCCTGGGACTTGGTACTCTTCTAGCAGCTGCTATATATATTTGCTCACTTGCTTTCTGTGTTATCCGGGGTCAGGGACTGGGTCTACTCTGTAGCTTTACACCAGACAACCAGCTTTAACGAGCCAGACCTCAGTTTTCACTACATTTTACAAACTAGAAAGGAGCATGCTTCCGAACTTCAAAACCTGCATCACTTCAAATTCCTAGAAAAGTGTCTACCCACCTCCCAGGCCCTGGCTACTCTTTTTTCAGGGACAGTCATCATATGCGATAGTTCTCAGTCTCATCTCATCTTCCTTACCCTGACAACAGAATCAGTCAGCCATTCACAGACATCACCCACCTTCAGCTCTGTCACCCGCCTCTCCTCCTTGGCCTTCATCTTCTGCACAGCCTCTAGGTGCTTCCTAAGTGGCTCCACGTGACCTTGGAGCTTGgcctgagggagcaggaaagggaGATTAGTCGGGGGATAAAGAGAAGCAGAGCCTCCCTCTCCAGTCCTCTCTACAATGGAAACTTAATGCCTGATTATTAACATTGTTAAATGTCAAGTAAGTCCTCCCTTCCCACAACTCTTCTCTCAGATGACCATACATGCCTCCAACTCTCCCCTGCACTCATGATGCAGAAGCCTTGTGAGGACCTTAGGAGGCTGGATCTGAGCTGGAGCTCAAGCCATGTATATGGCAGCTATCGAGTACAGAGTTCTGTAGCCATAAAGATCCAACCtcttttttgagggggaggggcgtttcgagacagggtttctctgtggctttggaggctgtctggaattagctcttgtagaccaggctggtctcaaactcacagagatccacctgcctctgcctcccaagtgctgggattaaaggcgtgctccaccactgcctggcaagaccCTTCTATACAGTGCCTCAAGTTGTGGTGGTCCCTAACGGTTGTTACTTTATAaatgcaattttgctactgttgtgaatcacttaagtatctgatatgcagaacaTCTGATATTCCATCCCTGTGAAAGGATGGTTCATTCCCCCAAATGGGATGcgacccaaaggttgagaaacactgtcccAGAGCATAAACAATTTTACAAATGTGCTTTCCAGGCATTACCGGGTCCTTCACCCTCACTTTTCTTTCCTGAGGCAAGGCCTCATATAGCCCAAGTTAGTCTGGAACTTGTCttacagctgaggatgaccttgaacttctgatcctcctacttaTACATTCCTGGTGATGGGATTATCACTTTACTTAGTTTCTatgttctctctgctttgtttCACATTCAACTGTCatctcatgaaaaacaaaagcccttTCTTCTTTTAGTTACAATTCTAACAGCAATCAGATGCATGGGCTTTCCATTCCAAGGATTTATAGCTATGTCTTTTTCCTTAAAGGGTGTTGCAGAGACCAGGATGGGTATAATAAACTCTGCCTTatgctctttcctcttttttatgTCTTCTCCTTATGACCTGCTCCCTCCTTTTCATTAGGGGAAAATACAGGATGGACCTTGAGCTTAGCTCTATGAGAACCAAAACTACATTTAGGTAATTTGAGGCAAACCATGCTTCCAGTTCCCTCAGTTTTAAATGGGAATAATGCCAACCTACCTCACAGACAGCAAACTTAGCAAAGTTTCTGACATATGGCAAAAGGTCAGTAAACATCCAAAATTTGCTAACTATGGCGGTAAGCTGCCAGTGACAGCCTGATAATGACCCATGAACTAAAAAGATAACTGACCCTGAGTACAAAAGGCAATTATTACACAACTGGTTGTAGGAAGTATCACAAACATAATAAATCAGTCATCCCATTCAATAGTATACACCAAACTATGCCTTTTGATATTACTATTTCTCCACAGTAGAATCAGATATCTCTACTCCATCAATTCAGAATTTACAAGCTTTAATTCACCCTTTAGTATTGGTCAAAATTGACAAATAAATTACAAGGATGGATCCAAATAGAATGTACAGGCGTttggtttgagatagggtctcaccattCAGCATGGCTGACACAGTACTTGCTgagtagatcagggtggcctcaaactcacagagattcgacagcttcagcctccaaagtgctagaattaaaaatgttgccaccacacctgaccctttttctttctttttgaacaaGCTCTctgagctggcaagatggtttaGCCAGTAAAGGCCGTGGCTGAACATGATGATGAGTTCAATCCATTCAACCCAAACGTGGAGGAAGAAACTAGTTCCCAAAATTGTCCTGTAATCTTTGCATgtacttacaaaataaaaatataataaagccaggagtggtggctcacaccaacCAGCAAAGGCAGCTCagagatttcaaggccagcctggtctacacagagagttccaggacagaaagggatatggGAAAATCTGCCTCCTAAAACCAGAactaaagtaatttaaaaacaaaacatacatataaacataagcaggcagtggtggttcatgtctttaatcccagcactcaggaggcagaggcaggtcagtttgaggtcagcctggtctacaaatgagttccaggatatccaggtctattacacagagaaaccctgtccaggaaaaaacaaacaaacaaacaaacaaacaagaaacaaaaagggtTTCTTGCCCTCAGGTCTCATGTATCTTGAGCTAGCCTCTATCTTGCTAcatcaaggatgaccttgaactgttcttcctgcctctatttccccaagtgttgggataaaaAGCTTGCACTATCATGCCCATTTTAGGATGACTATTCTATAGATACTCTAATTCAGAACTTCTGCAGTAAGGCCCACTGTACTTTTGACATCTCCTCAAATAACTGACAATCAGCTGTGAAGCCTTAGACTCTAAAGTTGAGGAGGTGATGATCACCTAAATGAAGTTACTGACTGAATTAGGAGGAGGCATAGAAACATTAGTCACAAACAAAGCTCTGGGCAGCCATACAGAGGAGGCTACCCTCTCCTCCTGATTCTATGGCTTCAAATCTGAAGATAGTTCTATCTGTGCTGGCTGCTTCACAGACACATGTCCTTTACATATGTCCAAAGAATTAGAGAAATAAAGAACAAGCCAGTTAACCAAACAAGAATTAGATTCCTAGAACAGTCACATCAGAAAAGTCAAactaggccaggcgttggtggcggatgcctttaatcccagcacttgggaagcagaggcagaggcaggcagatctctgtgagttcaaggccagcctggtctactgagtgagttccaggagaggctccaaagctacacagagaaaccctgtctcgagaaaaaaaaaaaaaaaaaagtcaaactaaAATATCCAAGTAGTGTTACCTAGGAGCCCCAAGAGGAAGATGTTCATATCCAAGTCTATCACTTATTAAAGCTGTATATACATAAACATCCATGTTCAGAATTTAACCCTGTTTCCCAATCAATAAAATGAGAATGGCAAACATCAAACTCACATGGTGACTTTGAATTATGAATGATAATCCACAAAAAGTGACCTGCACAGTACTGACTATATGTGAAGTGCCCTATAAATATTAACTCCTGTAATAATTAAAGTTCAAAGTGAAGCCGGgtaggcacacctttaatcccagcactccagaggcacaggcaggcagattcctgtgagttcaaggccagcctggtctactactgagtgagtgccaggataggctccaaagctacacagagaaatcctgtctcaaaaaaataacaaaaacaaaaaaaaagtttaaagacaCAAGATTTTTACCCTAAAACCCTCCTTTCTGGTTAATACATGAGACTGGGTGCTGAGCCAACCAGCAAATCTGTATCATAGGATGGGTGTGGAACCCGTTAGGAAACAAGTGCAGAGTATTTGGGTCTGACACTAGTTATTTCTATGCTCCTGTTTCAGACTCCCTTGTTCTTTTTGGTCCCATTTCTTTCCATCTGGAAGTGACTCTGTCATGGATAAGACTTAAGATCCATC
Encoded here:
- the Trim41 gene encoding E3 ubiquitin-protein ligase TRIM41 isoform X2, yielding MAAVAMTPNPVQTLQEEAVCAICLDYFTDPVSIGCGHNFCRVCVTQLWGGEDEEDRDELDREEEEEVGEEEEVEAVGAGGGWDTPMRDEDYEGDMEEEAEEEEEGVFWSSGIGGSNWDNMDYVWEEEEEEEDLDYYLGDVEDLRGEDEDEEEEVLEEDEEEELDPITQLPPPPAPRRCFTCPQCRKSFPRRSFRPNLQLANMVQVIRQMHPTPGRGSRVNEQGICPRHQEALKLFCEVDEEAICVVCRESRSHKQHSVVPLEEVVQEYKAKLQGHVEPLRKHLEAVQKMKAKEERRVTELKSQMKSELAAVASEFGRLTRFLAEEQAGLERRLREMHEAQLGRAGAAANHLEEQAAQLSRLLAEAQERSQQGGLRLLQDIKETFNRCEEIQLQPPEIWSPDPCQPHSHDFLTDAIVRKMSRMFCQAARVDLTLDPDTAHPALMLSPDRRGVRLAERRQEVPEHSKRFSADCCVLGAQGFRSGRHYWEVEVGGRRGWAVGAARESTHHKEKVSSGGSSVSSGDASSSRHHHRRRRLHLPQQLLLQREVWCVGTHGKRYQAQSSTEQTLLSPCEKPRRFGVYLDYEAGRLGFYNADTLAHVHTFSAAFLGERVFPFFRVLSKGTRIKLCP